From Humisphaera borealis, the proteins below share one genomic window:
- a CDS encoding MSMEG_0568 family radical SAM protein, which produces MQLNVVGPTSSSSISSQDLITELQWLGLRLDDPSAGAAGRKGGAGPSDHKAVTVQGRTVMVPIHTHAAHQSPYVARKPGEDGLSTLERDGVVVGSIGFPRQPRFYGLQTFDGIPYWKIAVLHSSDVLATTVLQNCIRYQNQATTCQFCAIGQSLKAGKTVARKTPQQLAEVARAAVLLDGVKHMVMTTGTPNLTDRGARVLCESAFEIKGAVDLPIQGQCEPPDDNAWFRRMREAGIDTLGMHLEAVEPAVRARIMPGKASVSLDQYFDAFEVAVDVFGRGQVSTYILAGLGDTPEAIIRMCERLIAVGVYPFVVPFVPISGTALEAHPAPRADFMRPLLRELGGMLHRAGMTSADIKAGCGKCGACSSLSAYEQEHAGCATAPSTQSVTPVAAAMTKAAGSVSTC; this is translated from the coding sequence ATGCAACTCAACGTCGTCGGTCCGACATCGTCATCCTCGATCTCTTCGCAGGATCTCATCACCGAACTGCAATGGCTTGGATTGCGCCTCGATGACCCCTCCGCCGGTGCTGCCGGACGCAAAGGTGGCGCGGGGCCGTCGGACCATAAGGCGGTGACCGTACAGGGTCGCACCGTCATGGTGCCGATCCACACGCACGCAGCACACCAGTCTCCGTACGTCGCCCGTAAGCCCGGCGAGGACGGTCTTTCAACGCTCGAGCGCGATGGCGTCGTTGTCGGTTCGATCGGCTTTCCCAGGCAACCTCGCTTCTACGGCCTGCAAACCTTCGACGGCATTCCCTATTGGAAAATCGCCGTGCTGCACTCCAGCGATGTGCTGGCGACGACCGTCCTGCAGAACTGCATCCGGTATCAGAACCAGGCGACCACCTGTCAGTTCTGCGCGATCGGGCAGTCGCTCAAAGCCGGCAAGACGGTCGCCCGCAAGACGCCGCAGCAACTGGCCGAGGTGGCCCGGGCGGCGGTTCTGCTGGACGGGGTCAAGCACATGGTGATGACGACCGGCACGCCGAACCTGACCGATCGCGGCGCGCGGGTATTGTGCGAGAGCGCGTTCGAGATCAAGGGCGCGGTCGACCTGCCGATCCAGGGCCAGTGCGAACCACCCGACGACAACGCCTGGTTCCGCCGGATGCGCGAAGCGGGCATCGATACCCTCGGCATGCACCTGGAGGCGGTCGAACCGGCGGTGCGGGCGCGCATTATGCCGGGCAAGGCAAGCGTCTCGCTCGATCAGTATTTCGACGCGTTCGAGGTCGCCGTCGATGTCTTCGGTCGCGGGCAAGTGAGCACGTACATCCTTGCCGGCCTCGGCGACACGCCTGAAGCCATCATCCGCATGTGCGAGCGACTGATCGCCGTCGGCGTGTATCCGTTCGTCGTGCCGTTCGTGCCGATTTCGGGGACGGCGCTCGAAGCCCACCCCGCGCCGCGGGCTGACTTCATGCGGCCGCTGCTTCGCGAACTGGGCGGCATGCTGCACCGAGCAGGCATGACCTCCGCCGACATCAAGGCCGGCTGCGGCAAGTGCGGGGCGTGTTCGTCGCTGTCGGCATACGAGCAGGAACATGCCGGTTGTGCGACGGCCCCATCGACCCAATCCGTAACGCCGGTCGCGGCCGCGATGACGAAGGCGGCGGGGAGCGTGTCGACATGCTGA
- a CDS encoding MSMEG_0567/Sll0786 family nitrogen starvation N-acetyltransferase has translation MLMTSCLLDPPDAVAAQAMSFHTGTAASAWAVPSGVYRVKLATDDWELRRYWQLRQDVFCREQRLFTNTDLDENDSHAQPIVAVSYNAVMDDDVVGAVRIYEQSPGVWWGSRLAVAAEWRGVRSLAAGLIRCAVCTAHGYGCRTFLATVQLQNVPLFRRLHWSTLSEVEVCGKPHHLMQADLAHYPAERRREGHSGVVVTNLSATTRAISPASIGHSTICPFLEVS, from the coding sequence ATGCTGATGACCAGTTGCCTGCTCGATCCTCCCGACGCCGTCGCCGCACAGGCGATGTCGTTCCACACCGGCACGGCGGCTTCGGCCTGGGCCGTGCCGTCGGGCGTTTACCGGGTGAAGCTGGCGACCGACGATTGGGAACTGCGTCGGTACTGGCAGTTGCGGCAGGACGTCTTTTGCCGCGAGCAGCGACTTTTCACCAACACCGATCTCGACGAGAACGACAGCCACGCACAGCCGATCGTCGCCGTCTCGTACAACGCGGTGATGGACGACGATGTCGTCGGCGCGGTGCGAATCTATGAACAATCGCCGGGCGTCTGGTGGGGATCGCGACTCGCCGTCGCGGCCGAATGGCGCGGCGTGCGCAGCCTGGCGGCGGGGCTCATCCGTTGCGCCGTTTGCACCGCCCATGGCTACGGCTGCCGCACGTTCCTGGCGACGGTGCAGTTGCAGAACGTACCGCTGTTCCGGCGACTGCACTGGAGCACGCTGAGCGAGGTCGAAGTCTGCGGCAAGCCGCACCATCTGATGCAGGCGGACTTGGCACACTATCCCGCGGAGCGACGTCGCGAAGGTCATTCCGGCGTCGTCGTAACGAACCTCAGCGCCACAACTCGCGCGATCTCTCCCGCCTCAATCGGACACTCGACGATCTGTCCCTTCCTGGAGGTGTCGTGA
- a CDS encoding sll0787 family AIR synthase-like protein produces MNLPQLNAYLQGLRGVGHKLDIQKVAPAIGTSAVPVGDDCAAIPDGDGYLLFAIEGLLDEFVAAEPWFAGYCSVMVNVSDICAMGGRPTAVVDAIWAASAEKAGPIWDGMHTAATKYGVPIVGGHTNHRSAGDHLAVAIVGRARKLLTSFDARPGDALVVAIDLRGEWYGPYPYWNASTTVPGDRLRGDLELLPMIAEAGLAVAAKDISMGGVVGTTTMLAECSGVGVTIDVSRIPMAEGALREKWLSAFPSFGFVLAVPQASVAAVVDRFSGRGIAAAAVGTFDDSRTVRLADGAGPSELFWDLRRKPFIGFGPAA; encoded by the coding sequence GTGAACCTCCCGCAACTCAACGCCTATTTGCAAGGTCTGCGCGGCGTTGGACACAAGCTCGACATTCAGAAGGTCGCGCCCGCGATTGGTACATCTGCCGTTCCTGTCGGCGACGATTGCGCCGCCATCCCTGACGGCGACGGGTACTTGTTGTTTGCGATCGAAGGCCTGCTCGATGAGTTCGTCGCCGCCGAACCCTGGTTCGCCGGGTATTGCTCGGTGATGGTCAACGTCAGCGACATCTGCGCGATGGGCGGCCGGCCGACGGCGGTCGTCGACGCGATCTGGGCGGCATCGGCCGAAAAGGCCGGGCCGATCTGGGATGGCATGCACACCGCCGCTACGAAGTACGGTGTGCCCATCGTCGGCGGGCACACGAATCATCGGTCGGCAGGGGACCACTTAGCCGTCGCGATCGTAGGTCGGGCCAGGAAACTGCTCACCAGCTTCGACGCCCGCCCCGGCGATGCGTTGGTCGTAGCGATCGACCTGCGCGGCGAATGGTACGGGCCGTACCCGTACTGGAACGCCAGCACGACAGTCCCCGGCGATCGCCTGCGCGGCGACCTGGAACTATTGCCCATGATCGCCGAGGCCGGGCTGGCCGTTGCCGCGAAGGACATCAGCATGGGCGGCGTTGTCGGCACGACGACGATGCTTGCCGAGTGTTCTGGCGTCGGGGTGACGATTGACGTGTCGCGTATACCGATGGCTGAGGGTGCCCTGCGTGAAAAGTGGCTGTCGGCGTTTCCGAGCTTTGGGTTTGTCCTCGCCGTGCCGCAGGCCAGTGTTGCCGCCGTGGTCGATCGATTCTCGGGTCGCGGCATCGCCGCGGCGGCCGTGGGAACGTTTGACGATAGCCGAACGGTTCGGCTCGCCGACGGCGCGGGGCCCAGCGAGTTGTTCTGGGACCTCCGGCGTAAGCCGTTTATTGGATTCGGGCCTGCCGCTTAG
- a CDS encoding MSMEG_0565 family glycosyltransferase, with product MSRPLRIGLFTHSTNPRGGVVHCLELGEALAQLGHDVTVHAPAEAGRRFFRPPVLARHVLVPARAVKAALPVVVRQRIQEYVDYVANGNASFDIFHAHDGISGGALADLTEAGLIEGFVRTVHHLDQFEDPYLDATQSRSVQAARQCLCVSSHWRGALFSRYGVDATTVPNGVNLSRFDPTPTDSDGPLRDKLMEGGRAGPFFLAVGGIERRKNTVNILRAFLEVRQSLSRAVLVIAGGASLLDHSDYRREFDAVVAAAGPDAANSVVITGAMSDDQMASAYRIADALVFPSTVEGFGLAVLEAMASGTPVITSRMPPFTEYLDDSKAILVDPHDPGQIAAAMLRVFDPSLRHDLRSAGLQVSVHYSWQASAAAHMRAYGGVAVTPSPTDLKGEPNHAGNAVSSSLAG from the coding sequence ATGAGTCGTCCACTCCGTATCGGCCTCTTCACCCACTCCACCAATCCTCGTGGCGGCGTGGTGCATTGCCTTGAGCTGGGCGAAGCGCTTGCACAACTCGGTCATGATGTCACTGTTCACGCCCCGGCCGAAGCCGGCCGCCGATTCTTCCGGCCGCCTGTCCTCGCGCGGCACGTGCTGGTGCCGGCGCGGGCGGTGAAGGCCGCCTTGCCGGTCGTTGTCCGGCAGCGCATCCAGGAGTACGTCGACTACGTCGCCAACGGGAACGCCAGTTTCGACATCTTCCACGCCCACGACGGCATCAGTGGTGGCGCACTGGCGGACCTCACGGAAGCGGGTCTTATCGAAGGTTTCGTGCGAACCGTTCATCATCTGGACCAGTTCGAAGATCCCTACCTCGACGCCACTCAATCGAGATCGGTTCAGGCGGCCAGGCAATGTCTCTGTGTCAGCTCCCATTGGCGGGGGGCGCTCTTTTCACGCTACGGAGTTGATGCGACGACCGTTCCCAACGGCGTGAACCTGAGCCGGTTCGACCCGACGCCGACCGACTCGGACGGGCCGTTGCGCGATAAGCTGATGGAAGGGGGCCGTGCCGGGCCGTTCTTTCTTGCCGTCGGCGGAATCGAACGGCGGAAGAACACGGTCAACATCCTGCGGGCGTTTCTGGAAGTTCGTCAGTCACTCTCCCGCGCGGTGCTGGTGATCGCGGGCGGGGCGAGCCTGCTTGACCACTCCGACTATCGGCGCGAGTTCGACGCCGTCGTCGCCGCTGCCGGACCCGACGCGGCAAACTCGGTGGTCATCACGGGCGCCATGTCGGACGACCAGATGGCGTCGGCGTATCGGATCGCCGACGCGCTGGTGTTCCCTTCGACGGTCGAAGGGTTTGGGCTGGCGGTCCTTGAAGCGATGGCCAGCGGCACGCCGGTCATCACGTCGCGCATGCCGCCGTTCACCGAATACCTCGACGACAGCAAGGCGATCCTGGTCGACCCGCACGATCCCGGGCAGATCGCCGCGGCGATGCTGCGGGTGTTCGATCCGTCGTTGCGCCACGATCTGCGGTCCGCGGGATTGCAGGTCAGCGTGCATTATTCGTGGCAGGCGTCGGCCGCGGCACACATGAGGGCCTACGGCGGCGTGGCGGTCACACCGTCGCCGACTGACCTTAAAGGAGAACCCAACCATGCCGGAAATGCGGTTTCGAGTTCGCTGGCCGGATGA
- a CDS encoding MSMEG_0570 family nitrogen starvation response protein, translating into MPEMRFRVRWPDESVSSCYSPSLVIKDFFEVGQSYTVADFVGRSREALTIASNRVKQKYGFACSSAADQLQSIESTAARFKNASEQKVLVLGFDE; encoded by the coding sequence ATGCCGGAAATGCGGTTTCGAGTTCGCTGGCCGGATGAATCGGTCAGTTCATGCTATTCCCCGTCGCTGGTGATCAAGGACTTCTTCGAGGTCGGCCAGTCGTACACGGTCGCCGATTTCGTGGGCCGCAGCCGCGAGGCGCTGACGATTGCCTCGAACCGCGTCAAACAGAAGTACGGGTTTGCCTGTTCGTCGGCGGCCGATCAGCTGCAAAGCATCGAGAGCACCGCCGCGCGGTTCAAGAATGCTTCGGAGCAGAAGGTGCTGGTGCTGGGGTTTGACGAATGA